The following proteins come from a genomic window of Scylla paramamosain isolate STU-SP2022 chromosome 46, ASM3559412v1, whole genome shotgun sequence:
- the LOC135094634 gene encoding general transcription factor II-I repeat domain-containing protein 2-like, translating into MVCPKTLSTTGSLNEDLLGKEKFEQPEQTVVSCVCERKMACSKKRKVDSENRSFKDEWTDNYAFILPAKRSKPVCLICSESIAVVKSGNVRLHYETKHSNFEKNYPQNTETRTRKVNQLKLQYERSTNVLINSMTLQERAVECLLKIAWILGRHKKTFSDAEMVKGYESTDATDSAQLLVFDRFYDIAQKGFCEDLLGVASLEAGTRGEDIYEAMKMMLTERGLDLKSAVSITTDGAPSMIGRETGLVGRLKEDHPDLISYHCIIHQSVLVLEGTML; encoded by the exons ATGGTGTGTCCAAAAACATTATCCACCACTGGTTCCTTGAAC GAGGATTTGCTAGGGAAAGAGAAGTTCGAGCAGCCCGAGCAAACGGTAGTttcgtgtgtttgtgagagGAAAATGGCTTGctccaagaaaagaaaagttgacaGTGAAAATCGTTCCTTTAAAGACGAATGGACAGATAACTATGCCTTCATTCTCCCTGCAAAAAGGTCAAAACCAGTCTGCTTGATATGCAGTGAATCCATTGCTGTTGTGAAAAGTGGCAATGTGAGACTCCACTATGAAACGAAACACAGTAACTTTGAAAAGAATTATCCCCAGAACACTGAGACACGCACAAGAAAAGTAAATCAGCTCAAATTACAGTACGAGAGGTCTACTAATGTTCTCATTAATTCCATGACTCTCCAAGAAAGAGCAGTTGAATGTTTACTGAAAATAGCGTGGATTTTaggaagacacaaaaaaacattttctgatGCAGAGATGGTCAAAGGAT ATGAGTCAACAGATGCAACTGACAGTGCCCAGCTTCTTGTCTTTGACAGATTTTATGATATTGCACAGAAGGGGTTCTGTGAGGATCTGCTTGGTGTGGCAAGCCTGGAAGCCGGAACACGTGGAGAAGATATCTATGAGGCTATGAAAATGATGCTAACAGAACGGGGGCTTGATCTGAAGTCCGCAGTTTCAATCACTACAGATGGCGCTCCATCAATGATTGGAAGAGAAACGGGACTAGTTGGAAGGCTAAAAGAGGATCATCCTGACTTAATATCATACCACTGCATAATTCACCAGTCTGTGCTAGTTTTGGAGGGGACTATGCTGTGA
- the LOC135094635 gene encoding general transcription factor II-I repeat domain-containing protein 2A-like gives MEKIMKLANFLRASSSLQHRLLRNFLSEVSASYDDLLLHNNVRWLSKGKVLERFWSIRKEVQEFLRSQQSATKANKFLDFLEDEKEMEKTAFLADITFHLNALNVKLQGKNNTVCDIISSVQAFQKLELFKNDLWGELHHFPRLSQEHTKGKKGHHYTEFIDKLIGNFKDRFGDFSLGSLLLLFIQNPFMVSNVILFSHEAKQAFKWVNVASVQMELIDLHENMILKEESAQYDSVTFWTQKVSHNSFPSLHKVAVHVLTMFGSTYSCESAFSTMNLVKTKYRSRMTNEHFHQCLRLAVTSFVPKFKDIAKNKKCNFSH, from the coding sequence ATGGAAAAGATTATGAAGTTAGCCAACTTCTTGagagcatcatcatcactacagcATCGGCTACTGCGTAACTTTTTAAGTGAGGTTAGTGCCAGCTATGATGATCTACTCCTGCACAACAATGTACGGTGGCTTAGCAAGGGCAAGGTTTTGGAAAGATTTTGGAGTATCAGAAAAGAAGTACAAGAATTTCTTAGAAGCCAACAAAGTGCCACCAAAGCAAATAAGTTTTTAGACTTTTtggaagacgaaaaggagatggaaaagacAGCATTCTTAGCAGACATCACTTTTCATCTCAATGCTCTCAATGTCAAactacaaggaaaaaacaacacaGTGTGTGATATTATTTCATCTGTTCAGGCTTTCCAGAAGCTGGAACTTTTCAAAAATGACTTGTGGGGAGAACTTCATCACTTTCCCAGACTTTCCCAGGAGCATaccaagggaaagaaaggtcaTCATTATACTGAATTTATTGATAAACTGATTGGCAACTTCAAAGATCGTTTTGGTGATTTTTCACTAGGAAGTCTGCTGTTGCTTTTTATTCAGAACCCCTTCATGGTTTCAAATGTAATCTTGTTTTCACACGAAGCAAAACAGGCATTCAAATGGGTAAATGTTGCATCAGTTCAAATGGAACTAATTGATCTGCATGAAAATATGATCCTAAAAGAGGAGAGTGCTCAGTATGATTCTGTCACATTCTGGACACAGAAGGTATCACACAATTCTTTTCCTAGTCTGCATAAAGTTGCAGTGCATGTTCTGACAATGTTTGGATCTACTTACAGTTGTGAATCTGCTTTTTCTACAATGAATTTAGTGAAAACCAAATACCGCTCTAGAATGACCAATGAACACTTTCACCAATGTCTGAGATTGGCTGTCACATCCTTTGTTCCAAAGTTCAAGGACAttgcaaagaacaagaaatgtaACTTTTCACATTAA